From a region of the Neobacillus niacini genome:
- a CDS encoding amylo-alpha-1,6-glucosidase yields MKLDIKEIPFSRFGSYFCISEEKDSHAVYIRDVHGGDDAPSKLFQIDIVKDGVENEFEVRASEVSLSFYLKDQSERVAEIIIPEEDELHIEVQNVELRLRATKGKYDSLMELEAGMYEYHIYPKELKLMIINLNGEMVADAPWNIIGNDYIDMRLKNGHFVIESYRTVYQKKEYLPFRGGKEQVEVLYKEWFDSMRKGYAQAEYLPSLERASYITWSSVVHADGALKDYAMYMSKLWMYNIWSWDNCFNALNLGEKYPELSFAQLKIFMDTQDVSGAYPDFVNDKFISYNCIKPPIFAYIYEQLMEKNDYFKDEKRLRMVYESTKKVMTYYKEYRTFEGRLPHYKHGNDSGWDNASLFHVGMPVEAPDLASFLIRSFDILSSFAERLGEKEEAEQFKNQADTLFNLLLERLYDADGFFGRVGKNGEKIEIRSSLILRLPVIIGYRLDKSIMDCLVSDLEGNFETKFGLATESLTSNYYRENGYWLGPIWAPVTFLFIDALKNNGYEETGNRLRNKFLNLTLTGGMAENFDPVTGKGLVDTSFTWTSSVFLLLLDDQLRGD; encoded by the coding sequence ATGAAATTAGATATTAAAGAAATACCCTTTTCGCGGTTTGGATCCTATTTTTGTATCTCAGAAGAAAAGGACTCTCATGCTGTATATATAAGAGACGTTCATGGCGGGGACGATGCACCATCAAAGCTTTTTCAAATAGATATTGTAAAAGATGGAGTAGAAAATGAATTTGAAGTACGTGCTTCAGAGGTATCTCTTTCCTTCTATTTAAAGGACCAATCGGAACGTGTTGCTGAAATCATCATTCCTGAAGAGGATGAACTCCATATTGAAGTTCAGAATGTGGAACTTAGATTAAGAGCGACAAAAGGGAAATATGATTCATTAATGGAACTAGAAGCTGGAATGTACGAATACCACATCTATCCTAAGGAATTAAAATTAATGATCATTAACCTCAATGGTGAAATGGTTGCGGATGCACCATGGAATATTATTGGAAATGATTATATTGATATGCGCTTAAAAAATGGACATTTCGTGATTGAAAGTTATCGAACCGTCTATCAAAAAAAAGAATACCTTCCATTTAGAGGAGGGAAAGAACAAGTAGAAGTTCTATACAAAGAATGGTTTGATTCCATGAGAAAGGGTTATGCACAAGCGGAATATCTGCCTTCCTTGGAAAGAGCTTCTTATATAACATGGTCGAGCGTTGTTCATGCGGATGGGGCTCTAAAGGATTATGCGATGTATATGTCAAAGCTGTGGATGTATAATATCTGGTCATGGGATAATTGCTTTAACGCATTGAATTTAGGCGAAAAGTATCCTGAACTCAGCTTTGCTCAATTAAAAATTTTCATGGACACTCAAGATGTATCCGGTGCCTATCCTGATTTTGTGAATGACAAGTTCATTTCTTACAATTGTATCAAGCCGCCGATATTTGCTTATATCTATGAGCAGCTAATGGAGAAAAATGACTACTTTAAGGACGAAAAGCGGTTAAGAATGGTTTATGAGTCTACGAAAAAAGTCATGACCTATTATAAAGAATATCGTACTTTCGAGGGCAGGCTGCCACATTATAAACATGGGAATGATTCTGGCTGGGATAATGCTTCCCTGTTTCATGTGGGGATGCCGGTGGAAGCACCAGATCTTGCTAGTTTTTTAATTCGTTCGTTTGATATTCTCTCCTCCTTTGCAGAAAGGTTGGGAGAAAAAGAGGAAGCAGAGCAATTTAAGAATCAAGCAGACACTTTATTTAACCTACTACTTGAGAGACTTTATGATGCAGATGGCTTTTTTGGGCGGGTTGGCAAGAATGGTGAGAAAATAGAAATCAGAAGCAGTTTAATTTTAAGACTTCCAGTAATCATTGGCTATCGCTTGGATAAAAGCATAATGGATTGCTTAGTGTCTGACCTTGAAGGCAACTTTGAAACAAAATTTGGCTTGGCTACTGAAAGCCTAACGAGTAACTATTACCGGGAAAACGGTTATTGGCTCGGTCCGATATGGGCTCCTGTTACCTTTCTTTTTATCGATGCGTTAAAAAATAATGGTTATGAAGAGACCGGAAATCGTCTTAGAAATAAGTTTTTAAACCTTACGCTAACTGGCGGGATGGCGGAAAACTTTGATCCGGTAACTGGTAAGGGATTAGTAGATACATCCTTCACGTGGACATCAAGTGTATTTCTACTGCTGTTAGATGATCAACTTAGGGGGGATTAA
- a CDS encoding DMT family transporter translates to MQKYFGEIALTITAIIWGSGFVASAIALDHFTPYQILAGRFIIGTLILGVIFHKKLKNIDKSTMIKGAVLGIFLYLAFALQTVGLQYTTPSKNAFLTAVNVVIVPFIAFVMYKRKIDMYELVGAILAMIGVGVLSLKLSADINIGDLLTLGCAFGFAFHIFYTAKYVKDSDPILLTLIQMITAAIIGSIVVVLKGETSVVMEKEGLFSLLYLGVFSTTIAYLLQTVAQKMITETKAAIILSTESFWGMVFSVAILDEAMTIKMVLGAILILGAIIISETKLPFLKKNRLKEIRNWITAR, encoded by the coding sequence ATGCAAAAGTATTTTGGAGAAATCGCTCTTACGATTACAGCTATTATATGGGGAAGCGGATTTGTTGCCAGCGCCATCGCATTGGACCACTTTACTCCCTATCAGATTTTAGCTGGAAGGTTTATTATAGGGACTCTGATTTTGGGTGTAATTTTCCATAAAAAGCTGAAAAATATAGATAAAAGTACTATGATAAAAGGGGCAGTATTGGGAATCTTTTTATATTTGGCCTTTGCGCTTCAAACGGTGGGCCTTCAATATACAACACCTTCAAAAAATGCTTTTTTAACAGCAGTGAATGTCGTGATTGTTCCTTTTATTGCCTTTGTCATGTATAAGCGAAAAATTGATATGTACGAACTAGTTGGCGCTATTTTAGCTATGATCGGTGTTGGGGTATTATCACTTAAACTCTCAGCTGACATAAATATTGGGGATTTGTTGACACTAGGCTGTGCCTTTGGATTTGCGTTCCATATCTTCTATACGGCGAAATATGTTAAAGATTCAGATCCTATTCTCTTAACACTCATTCAAATGATAACAGCGGCAATCATTGGGAGCATTGTTGTTGTATTAAAAGGGGAAACATCTGTTGTGATGGAAAAGGAAGGGTTGTTCTCGCTCCTTTATCTAGGTGTTTTTTCAACGACAATCGCCTATTTATTGCAAACTGTTGCTCAAAAAATGATTACCGAAACAAAGGCAGCGATTATTCTTTCAACAGAATCATTTTGGGGTATGGTATTTTCCGTTGCAATCTTGGATGAAGCAATGACGATAAAAATGGTGCTTGGCGCAATCCTTATTCTAGGTGCCATCATCATTTCAGAGACCAAATTACCTTTTTTAAAAAAGAATAGATTAAAGGAAATACGTAATTGGATTACAGCGAGATAA
- a CDS encoding LacI family DNA-binding transcriptional regulator, with protein MATIKDIANLANVSITTVSRVLNYDETLNVSPETRKRVFEAAEELAYVVVPKKKQKSKWKIGLYDSFSLEEELVDTYYLSIRVALEKKLKSRSIDFFRIDKEGNEGNLNKIDGILCLGTFKSKDIEKIKGFNKPCVFVDSNPDEYYFDSVVIDFNSATRNALNYLTELGHENIGFIGGVETDMYGNRFKDLRQDVFENYLKEKNIFKEELVKIGGYDPKDGYTNLREMLTSETKPTAVFVANDTIAVGCYKAAYELGVKIPDDLSIVGFNDVATAQYMVPPLTTVKLYTEIMGETAVDLLVERLSSKREVSKKITINTKLIVRESASVPKK; from the coding sequence ATGGCCACAATAAAAGATATAGCCAATTTAGCTAATGTTTCAATCACTACTGTTTCAAGAGTGTTAAATTATGATGAAACATTAAATGTCTCTCCAGAAACAAGAAAAAGGGTTTTTGAAGCAGCTGAGGAATTAGCCTATGTGGTAGTTCCGAAGAAGAAGCAAAAGAGCAAATGGAAAATAGGGTTATACGATTCTTTCTCACTTGAGGAGGAATTAGTTGATACTTACTACTTGTCGATAAGAGTTGCCTTGGAAAAAAAGTTAAAAAGCAGAAGCATTGATTTTTTCAGAATTGATAAGGAAGGCAATGAGGGGAATCTTAATAAGATTGATGGCATTTTATGCCTAGGAACCTTTAAGAGCAAGGATATTGAAAAAATAAAAGGTTTTAATAAACCATGTGTCTTTGTTGATTCAAATCCGGACGAATATTATTTTGACTCCGTTGTCATCGATTTCAACTCTGCGACCCGAAATGCTCTTAACTATTTAACAGAATTAGGCCACGAGAATATTGGCTTTATTGGCGGCGTCGAAACAGATATGTATGGGAATCGATTTAAAGATTTGAGGCAAGATGTTTTTGAAAATTACTTGAAAGAAAAAAATATTTTCAAAGAGGAATTAGTTAAAATTGGTGGATATGATCCGAAGGATGGTTATACCAACCTAAGAGAAATGTTAACATCAGAAACTAAGCCAACTGCTGTATTTGTTGCCAATGATACGATTGCCGTTGGATGCTATAAAGCAGCCTATGAACTTGGGGTGAAAATCCCTGATGACTTGAGTATTGTCGGCTTCAACGATGTGGCGACAGCTCAATATATGGTCCCACCGCTAACGACGGTTAAACTTTATACCGAAATTATGGGTGAAACAGCTGTTGACTTATTGGTCGAAAGACTTTCCTCAAAAAGGGAAGTTAGTAAAAAAATAACCATCAATACGAAGTTAATTGTAAGAGAAAGTGCTTCAGTACCAAAAAAGTAA
- a CDS encoding M20 family metallopeptidase, which yields MTVPTKSLTVLKETIIENVENNKELYLSTSHKIHENPEIGNEEFFASALLTDILLKEGFEVEKAVAGHETSFIARKKSEKPGPSIAFLAEYDALPGLGHACGHNIIGTTSVAAAIALSKVLQETGGEAVVFGTPAEEGGPNGSAKGSFVKHGLVNGIDAALMIHPNSETRLTSSSLAVDPLDFEFIGKPAHASANPHEGINALDAVIQLFNGINALRQQLPGDVRIHGIITHGGDAPNIIPEYAKARFYIRAATRTGLNEVTQRVKAVAEGAALATGAKLNVIAFQNEVDNLLLNNSYNAVFKEIVEELGETVVESEDKGIGSTDAGNISQVVPTIHPYIKIGASDLIAHTIPFREAAASPKGDQALITGAKALALTALKLITDADTLTQIKEEFKERKAAESK from the coding sequence ATGACAGTACCTACTAAATCCTTAACAGTATTAAAAGAAACAATCATTGAAAATGTAGAAAACAATAAAGAGCTTTACCTATCAACAAGCCATAAAATTCATGAAAACCCTGAAATCGGCAACGAAGAATTTTTTGCTTCTGCCCTTTTGACCGATATTCTTTTAAAAGAAGGCTTTGAGGTTGAAAAGGCGGTTGCCGGACATGAGACTTCATTTATTGCTCGTAAAAAGTCAGAAAAACCAGGTCCATCCATTGCATTCCTAGCTGAATACGATGCCCTCCCAGGCCTAGGACATGCCTGTGGACATAATATTATCGGAACCACTAGTGTTGCTGCAGCCATTGCCTTGAGTAAGGTTCTACAAGAAACAGGCGGAGAAGCAGTTGTATTCGGTACTCCGGCAGAAGAAGGCGGTCCAAACGGCAGTGCAAAAGGCAGCTTTGTTAAGCATGGACTAGTGAACGGAATTGACGCAGCACTAATGATCCACCCGAATAGTGAGACACGTCTAACTAGCTCATCTCTGGCTGTCGATCCACTAGACTTTGAGTTCATCGGAAAGCCTGCACATGCCTCGGCCAATCCGCATGAAGGAATTAATGCACTTGACGCAGTCATTCAGTTGTTTAATGGAATCAATGCCTTAAGGCAGCAGTTGCCGGGCGATGTACGGATTCATGGAATCATCACCCATGGCGGGGACGCACCAAATATTATCCCTGAATATGCAAAGGCACGATTTTACATCCGTGCTGCTACAAGAACTGGTTTGAACGAAGTTACACAAAGGGTAAAAGCAGTGGCTGAAGGTGCGGCATTAGCTACAGGGGCAAAGTTAAACGTTATTGCCTTCCAAAATGAAGTCGATAACCTTCTATTAAATAATAGTTATAATGCCGTATTCAAGGAAATCGTGGAAGAACTAGGTGAAACCGTGGTTGAAAGTGAAGACAAAGGCATCGGCTCAACTGATGCAGGAAACATCAGCCAGGTTGTCCCAACTATTCATCCTTATATCAAAATTGGTGCTAGCGACCTTATTGCACATACGATACCATTTAGAGAAGCAGCAGCCTCCCCTAAAGGAGACCAAGCTCTGATTACAGGTGCTAAAGCTCTTGCACTAACCGCGTTAAAACTGATTACAGACGCTGATACATTAACTCAAATCAAAGAAGAATTTAAAGAAAGAAAAGCAGCAGAATCCAAATAA
- a CDS encoding MetQ/NlpA family ABC transporter substrate-binding protein — protein MKKLLLSIIIVALAIIGAGCAEKTSEGKESTTVKLGVSGTDTRIWDFVAKKAEKEGINIEIVSFSDYVAPNTALAEDEIDVNAFQTVAYFDVFIKEHNLDLVPIATTVLAPMGIYSEKYKDVKDIPDGAKIALPNDASNQGRALLLLQEAGLIELPKDFDPNGDLTQIKENPKNIEFVPMVPAQTPRALPDVAASVINNGIAGDAGLSPLEDAIFVESETATPYLNIIAVQEKDKDNKTYKRLAELYQSEDTAEFIEKEYKGNMIPTFVPLSNIGW, from the coding sequence ATGAAAAAACTTTTATTATCCATCATTATTGTTGCATTAGCCATTATTGGCGCTGGGTGCGCTGAGAAAACATCAGAGGGTAAAGAATCCACTACCGTTAAGCTTGGTGTTAGCGGAACCGATACACGCATTTGGGATTTTGTAGCGAAAAAGGCTGAAAAAGAAGGAATCAATATCGAAATCGTTTCATTTTCTGATTACGTTGCTCCCAACACTGCTCTAGCAGAAGACGAAATTGATGTTAATGCATTCCAAACGGTTGCTTATTTTGATGTATTTATTAAGGAACACAATTTAGACCTAGTGCCAATCGCGACTACCGTCCTTGCCCCAATGGGAATTTACTCTGAAAAATACAAAGATGTGAAAGACATTCCAGATGGTGCAAAGATTGCCCTTCCAAACGATGCATCCAATCAAGGCCGTGCATTATTACTTCTTCAAGAAGCTGGACTCATTGAATTACCAAAAGATTTCGATCCAAATGGTGATCTAACGCAAATTAAAGAAAACCCTAAAAACATTGAATTCGTTCCAATGGTACCAGCACAAACACCAAGAGCATTACCAGACGTTGCCGCTTCTGTGATCAATAACGGGATTGCCGGTGATGCAGGTCTTAGCCCATTAGAAGATGCTATTTTTGTTGAAAGTGAAACAGCGACTCCTTACCTCAATATTATTGCTGTCCAAGAAAAAGACAAAGACAACAAAACCTATAAGAGATTAGCAGAACTTTACCAATCTGAAGATACAGCAGAATTTATTGAAAAAGAGTACAAAGGCAACATGATTCCAACATTCGTGCCACTTAGCAATATAGGCTGGTAG
- a CDS encoding methionine ABC transporter permease: MLVNSEQIISALIETVQMVAFSLLFSTILGLPLGILLVVTRKGHLLQNLPVFNVLNGIINIFRSVPFIILLVAMIPVTRLIVGTSIGTAAAVVPLVFYAGPYIARLIENSLLEVDPGVIEAAEAMGATPWQIISKFLIPEALSSLVLALTIATIGLVGASAMAGAVGGGGIGDLAITYGYQRFDTVTMMITVGILIVIVQGLQSFGNIAAKKIRRR; this comes from the coding sequence ATGCTAGTTAACTCAGAGCAAATTATTTCTGCTTTAATTGAAACGGTCCAAATGGTTGCTTTTTCACTTTTGTTTTCAACCATCCTTGGACTGCCGCTGGGAATTTTGTTAGTCGTAACACGGAAAGGACATCTGCTTCAGAATCTTCCGGTTTTTAATGTATTGAATGGAATTATTAATATTTTCCGATCTGTGCCGTTTATTATTTTATTAGTGGCAATGATCCCCGTAACAAGACTGATTGTTGGAACTTCGATTGGAACCGCAGCAGCAGTTGTTCCTCTCGTTTTCTATGCAGGACCTTATATTGCTAGATTGATAGAGAATTCATTACTAGAGGTTGATCCTGGTGTCATTGAAGCAGCAGAGGCAATGGGCGCAACCCCATGGCAAATTATTAGTAAATTCCTCATTCCGGAAGCACTCAGCTCACTCGTTCTTGCCTTGACTATCGCGACCATTGGTCTTGTTGGTGCTTCGGCAATGGCTGGCGCTGTCGGCGGCGGTGGAATTGGAGATTTGGCGATTACATACGGCTACCAGCGTTTTGATACCGTTACGATGATGATTACTGTGGGAATTCTGATTGTGATCGTACAAGGTCTACAGTCATTTGGAAATATAGCAGCAAAAAAAATTAGACGAAGATAA
- a CDS encoding methionine ABC transporter ATP-binding protein → MIEFQNLKKVYESGGQQVAALNGIDLKINKGEIFGVIGFSGAGKSSLIRCVNLLERPTSGSVIVDGHDLTSMSVKEVREIKKNIGMVFQHFNLLNSKTVFANVAMPLTLAKVSKDAIKKRVQELLEFVGLADKADYYPDQLSGGQKQRIGIARALATQPSILLCDEATSALDPQTTSSILQLLKKINKEYNITILIITHEMAVIREICDRVAVIESGKIIEEGTVFNVFSSPKTETAKNFVSSVMNDQIPDSIKNIIQKHDGMQKVYRINFVGSTAGQPLLSELAKQFDIHINVLFGTITELQGTPFGNLIVEFQGSDKEIIRALTYINQKKISIKEVTAHAS, encoded by the coding sequence ATGATCGAATTTCAGAATCTTAAAAAGGTTTATGAAAGTGGCGGGCAGCAGGTTGCGGCACTGAATGGAATTGATTTGAAGATTAATAAGGGAGAGATTTTCGGAGTAATCGGGTTTAGCGGTGCCGGTAAAAGTTCTCTAATCCGCTGTGTAAACTTACTAGAGCGTCCGACTTCAGGTAGTGTAATTGTGGATGGTCATGACCTCACTTCTATGTCCGTCAAAGAAGTCAGGGAGATTAAGAAAAATATTGGAATGGTTTTTCAGCACTTTAATCTATTAAACTCAAAAACGGTTTTTGCCAATGTGGCAATGCCCCTTACATTAGCCAAAGTTTCCAAGGATGCGATTAAGAAACGCGTTCAGGAATTACTAGAATTTGTCGGGTTAGCCGACAAAGCGGATTATTATCCTGACCAGCTTTCAGGCGGGCAAAAGCAGCGAATTGGCATTGCAAGAGCCTTAGCAACACAGCCTTCGATTCTGCTTTGCGACGAGGCTACATCTGCACTAGATCCACAGACCACCAGTTCCATTTTACAGCTGTTGAAAAAAATCAATAAGGAATACAACATAACCATTCTAATCATTACCCATGAAATGGCGGTCATTAGAGAAATATGCGACCGAGTGGCAGTGATTGAATCCGGTAAAATTATTGAAGAAGGCACGGTGTTTAACGTCTTTTCATCTCCTAAAACGGAGACAGCAAAGAACTTTGTTAGCTCTGTCATGAACGACCAGATCCCGGATTCTATAAAAAATATCATCCAAAAACATGACGGAATGCAAAAGGTTTACCGAATTAACTTTGTAGGCAGTACAGCCGGTCAGCCCCTGCTCTCCGAACTTGCCAAACAGTTTGATATTCATATCAATGTCTTGTTCGGAACGATTACTGAGCTTCAAGGAACACCGTTTGGGAACTTAATTGTGGAGTTCCAAGGCTCTGATAAAGAAATCATCCGGGCATTAACCTACATCAACCAGAAGAAAATCAGCATAAAGGAAGTGACAGCACATGCTAGTTAA
- a CDS encoding CBO0543 family protein yields MWKLVFIFFFILVMIGYLVPKRLSKIELYTTSLFALVFGINVDLVLVFKYHLYGYFGEGFQWLGFVGEFLYFIPVSILFLNYYPFKGTNKLKLLYILAWSAGSSIIEFIVERTHFFNYTGWKIWYSLFLYPFVFLILVSHLRLVRRIIKLDR; encoded by the coding sequence ATGTGGAAGCTGGTATTTATATTCTTTTTTATTCTTGTTATGATTGGTTACCTAGTTCCAAAGAGATTGAGTAAAATTGAATTATATACAACGAGTCTTTTTGCTTTGGTATTTGGTATCAATGTAGATTTGGTTCTCGTCTTTAAATACCATTTGTACGGATATTTTGGTGAAGGTTTTCAATGGCTGGGGTTTGTGGGAGAATTTCTTTATTTTATTCCGGTCAGTATTTTGTTTTTAAACTATTATCCCTTTAAAGGGACCAACAAACTGAAACTTTTATATATCCTTGCATGGTCAGCAGGATCCTCCATTATTGAATTTATTGTTGAAAGGACTCATTTTTTTAACTATACAGGCTGGAAAATCTGGTATTCCCTCTTTCTATATCCCTTTGTTTTTCTCATCTTGGTGTCTCATTTAAGGTTGGTTAGGAGAATTATAAAATTAGATCGATAA
- a CDS encoding MFS transporter produces MNNSMKLKKATYHLWTFTISKLIASFGSQVYSFAISFYILQATGSAKSFALNLICNVLPRTIAAPFAGYIIDKYPRKRIAIISQIATTLAIGGLLVVSVTLGLSLTAIYITTCLLSLTSMFSSVAFTSSITGLVDEARIQKAMSLNQMSVSFAAIASPAVGGLLYGVISMPVFLIFYMAASTAAIVLDATMNFTLFASQKSETVDKQKESMWQGMKAGVSYLKLQPMLMTIIWIALLVNFLFSAYQVGYSFILIEKLKMLSHHFGFTEGAFAVGMLLLSIYLSIRKEIKFPLRVSKRGIILMGVIMGSTTLPLLFTMNYTIMFGYFILLQFLLGVCIVFVNTPTQVMMQKQIADEYKGRVFSLIETVAMALSPLGMVLYGLLYDVFPAEWVLLLSSGVCVCVVLTLLRPAVIRRVHPELEAEKVVKKSAEAF; encoded by the coding sequence ATGAATAACAGTATGAAGTTGAAAAAAGCCACGTATCATCTTTGGACTTTTACCATAAGCAAACTAATTGCATCTTTTGGATCGCAGGTATATTCATTTGCCATTAGTTTTTATATATTGCAGGCTACAGGTTCGGCAAAGAGTTTTGCGTTGAACTTGATTTGCAATGTATTACCTCGTACCATCGCAGCGCCATTTGCAGGTTATATCATCGATAAGTACCCACGGAAAAGAATCGCCATTATCTCACAAATAGCGACGACCTTGGCCATCGGGGGTTTATTAGTCGTCAGTGTCACCTTAGGATTATCTCTAACCGCAATCTATATCACTACCTGCCTCCTCTCCCTAACATCCATGTTTTCCAGCGTAGCGTTCACCTCTTCTATAACAGGACTTGTGGACGAAGCAAGAATTCAAAAAGCCATGTCATTAAACCAAATGTCCGTATCCTTTGCGGCTATTGCCTCTCCAGCAGTCGGAGGCCTCTTGTATGGAGTGATTTCCATGCCAGTGTTCCTCATCTTTTATATGGCCGCTTCAACGGCTGCCATCGTTCTAGACGCCACGATGAATTTCACATTGTTTGCTTCTCAAAAGTCAGAAACAGTGGATAAACAGAAAGAATCCATGTGGCAAGGAATGAAGGCGGGTGTATCTTATTTAAAATTACAGCCGATGTTAATGACCATTATCTGGATTGCATTATTAGTTAATTTCCTTTTCAGTGCCTATCAGGTTGGATATTCGTTTATTCTTATTGAAAAATTAAAAATGCTTTCCCATCATTTTGGTTTTACGGAAGGTGCCTTTGCGGTCGGTATGCTGCTGTTATCGATTTATCTCTCTATTCGAAAAGAGATAAAGTTTCCGTTACGGGTTTCAAAAAGAGGCATTATTCTTATGGGGGTCATCATGGGGAGTACCACTCTCCCATTACTTTTCACCATGAATTATACCATCATGTTTGGTTACTTCATTCTTCTTCAATTCCTATTAGGAGTGTGTATTGTTTTCGTTAACACGCCAACCCAGGTAATGATGCAAAAACAAATTGCCGATGAATATAAGGGGCGTGTGTTCTCGCTCATTGAAACAGTAGCAATGGCTTTATCACCATTAGGTATGGTGCTGTATGGATTACTATATGATGTATTTCCTGCAGAATGGGTTCTGCTCCTGTCATCTGGAGTATGTGTGTGTGTAGTCCTTACTCTTTTAAGACCTGCCGTCATACGAAGGGTCCATCCGGAGCTTGAAGCGGAAAAAGTAGTGAAGAAAAGTGCGGAGGCATTTTGA
- a CDS encoding helix-turn-helix domain-containing protein, which yields MLGDRIRKLRKQKKLTLEALAGQGLTKGMLSLIENNKAQPSMESLAYIAEGLGVEVTDLLEEVSTLELREVLEKAEKLYNEKKDKVGDKYQQLLTLIDPYIRNLPQGYEAARLLDIYSRSLYEEKQSGWEELSNQAASIYDKMNVTANRAQIAIFRSMVKFIEHDYSKALEILLSERTEIESNHVFIDPMTRVDLDYTEAILHFAVGDFTAATHVMENALIFSKKHRIFYRADDLYRIGAGQAMMFSDKEKREHYLRKLKQYGDFAEDTLSILVHNLLIAMTLIAENKEYARALEILDQYLGNPQEEEVVESLYRMEKGKALYGLGKFREAIHEFEKVETPTTTHHPFDLSLFYVRYSYKALCHFKLDEMENALQSAELAVKNFENIPSLPFKEFAIETYTAILAKINPVQN from the coding sequence ATGTTAGGGGACCGAATACGAAAATTGCGAAAGCAGAAAAAGCTGACGCTTGAAGCACTAGCAGGACAAGGACTTACCAAGGGCATGCTTAGCTTAATCGAGAACAATAAAGCACAGCCCTCTATGGAGAGCCTTGCCTATATTGCTGAGGGATTAGGGGTGGAAGTAACTGATTTATTAGAGGAAGTCAGTACATTGGAATTAAGAGAAGTTCTTGAAAAAGCAGAAAAGCTGTACAATGAAAAAAAAGATAAAGTCGGTGATAAATACCAACAGCTTTTAACCCTTATAGATCCCTATATAAGGAACCTTCCACAAGGGTATGAGGCAGCACGGTTGTTAGACATTTATAGTAGGAGTCTATATGAAGAAAAACAATCTGGCTGGGAGGAGTTATCTAATCAAGCTGCAAGTATATATGACAAAATGAATGTAACAGCAAATCGTGCGCAAATTGCAATATTCCGTTCTATGGTAAAGTTCATTGAACATGATTATTCCAAAGCATTAGAGATATTACTGAGCGAACGTACGGAAATTGAATCCAATCATGTCTTTATTGACCCCATGACACGGGTTGACCTTGACTATACAGAAGCGATTCTTCATTTTGCAGTGGGTGATTTTACTGCGGCAACTCACGTGATGGAAAATGCCTTAATTTTTTCAAAAAAGCATCGAATCTTCTATCGCGCTGATGATTTATACAGAATTGGTGCCGGACAGGCTATGATGTTTAGTGATAAAGAAAAGCGAGAGCATTATTTACGTAAGTTAAAGCAATACGGTGATTTTGCTGAGGATACATTATCCATCCTCGTTCATAATCTGCTCATTGCTATGACTTTAATTGCTGAAAACAAAGAGTACGCCAGGGCGCTTGAAATCCTTGACCAGTACTTAGGCAACCCCCAAGAAGAAGAAGTGGTGGAGTCGCTTTATAGAATGGAAAAAGGAAAGGCTTTATATGGTCTTGGAAAATTTAGGGAAGCGATTCATGAATTTGAAAAAGTAGAGACTCCGACCACTACTCACCATCCATTTGATTTATCACTTTTTTATGTTCGTTATTCATACAAAGCTTTATGCCATTTTAAACTTGACGAAATGGAAAATGCGCTTCAATCTGCCGAATTGGCAGTGAAGAATTTCGAAAATATCCCATCTTTGCCTTTCAAGGAATTTGCGATTGAGACCTACACTGCTATTCTTGCAAAAATAAACCCCGTACAAAACTAA